A stretch of [Clostridium] scindens DNA encodes these proteins:
- a CDS encoding hydrogenase maturation nickel metallochaperone HypA has protein sequence MHELGIVFSVADKVLEIARDNDLTEIVAITMQIGEISSVIPDYLKKCFPAAVERSPLFEHTELKIEILPARYLCHSCGESFSLAQFKESGGCPACREQDFLELLTGRECFIKNIEAY, from the coding sequence ATGCATGAACTTGGAATCGTATTTAGCGTAGCGGATAAGGTGCTGGAAATCGCCAGGGACAATGACCTTACAGAGATTGTGGCCATTACCATGCAGATTGGGGAGATCAGTTCCGTGATTCCGGATTATCTTAAGAAATGCTTTCCGGCGGCTGTGGAGAGAAGCCCGCTTTTTGAGCATACAGAACTGAAGATCGAGATTCTTCCTGCCAGGTATCTGTGCCACAGCTGCGGAGAATCCTTCAGTCTGGCACAGTTCAAAGAAAGCGGCGGCTGTCCGGCCTGTAGGGAGCAGGATTTTCTGGAACTTCTGACCGGGCGGGAGTGTTTTATAAAGAATATAGAAGCATATTGA
- a CDS encoding TetR/AcrR family transcriptional regulator C-terminal domain-containing protein, whose amino-acid sequence MTHSSYTRQRIFDAFNELLNHMPFEKITVEMIINQSGVSKSTFYRYFHDKYDVLNFNSMVLAERLIGQRVCRSWREFLLHMCRGIAEDSRYYRRAFRSSGQNAHSGFLYSYSFGIVEKCYLSSTGQTSLSVRDRYTISLYCHGCVGILQEWLNTPEDMTPEDLAGLFYEAMPEYLRNTWIVEEN is encoded by the coding sequence ATGACCCACAGTTCCTATACAAGGCAACGCATTTTCGATGCCTTTAATGAATTACTAAACCATATGCCCTTTGAAAAAATCACCGTGGAAATGATCATCAATCAAAGCGGTGTTTCAAAGTCCACATTCTACCGATATTTCCATGACAAGTATGATGTCTTGAACTTTAATTCCATGGTATTGGCGGAACGGCTGATCGGCCAGCGGGTCTGCCGCAGCTGGAGGGAATTCCTGCTGCATATGTGCAGGGGAATCGCCGAGGATTCCCGGTACTATCGGCGTGCCTTCCGCTCATCCGGACAGAATGCTCATTCCGGATTCCTATATTCCTATTCTTTTGGAATCGTCGAGAAATGCTACCTGTCTTCCACGGGCCAGACTTCGCTTAGCGTGCGTGACCGCTATACCATAAGCCTATACTGCCACGGATGCGTAGGCATTCTGCAGGAATGGCTCAATACCCCGGAGGATATGACGCCGGAGGATTTGGCCGGACTTTTCTACGAGGCCATGCCGGAATATCTGAGGAATACCTGGATTGTTGAAGAAAATTAG
- a CDS encoding RNA polymerase sigma factor: MDIEEQYDKVYRYCYLRIRHQQTAEDITQEAFLRFLEVHSYREIGKCLAYLYTIARNLCTDYYRKKKEMPLPQDYELAGEDEQDGLIQTMELRKAVKQLKEEEQELILLRYVNDVPINDIGRIMGISRFAVYRRLRICLKQLKEELGKEGDYEERDKSRT; encoded by the coding sequence ATGGATATAGAAGAACAGTATGATAAAGTGTACCGATACTGCTACCTGCGGATCCGGCATCAGCAGACGGCAGAAGATATTACGCAGGAAGCCTTCCTACGTTTTTTGGAGGTCCATTCTTACCGGGAGATAGGGAAATGTCTTGCCTATCTATACACGATAGCCCGCAACCTGTGCACGGATTATTATCGGAAGAAAAAGGAAATGCCGCTTCCGCAGGACTATGAATTGGCGGGGGAGGATGAGCAGGATGGCCTGATACAGACGATGGAACTTAGAAAGGCCGTAAAACAGCTTAAGGAAGAGGAACAGGAACTAATCCTGCTTCGGTACGTCAATGACGTGCCAATCAATGATATCGGAAGAATCATGGGCATTTCCCGGTTCGCGGTTTACCGCAGATTAAGGATATGCCTGAAGCAGTTAAAAGAAGAGTTGGGAAAGGAGGGGGATTATGAAGAAAGAGATAAAAGCAGGACTTAA
- a CDS encoding ABC transporter ATP-binding protein gives MELIIDRLSKQYKNKIAVDRISLTLHQGVYGLLGANGAGKTTLMRMLCGILRPTSGTVMFENMDVSTEDYRKELGYLPQDFGYYPNFTGRDFLMYMAVLKGMTKSRAQKRCAKLLDEVGLKEMGDKKIKTYSGGMKQRLGIAQALLSHPRILILDEPTAGLDPKERVRFRDMIAALGKESIVILSTHIVSDIEHIADRILLMKDGQIIFNGTQEEIGEDLEEFYLKQFEEVGEHA, from the coding sequence ATGGAATTAATCATTGACCGATTATCGAAACAATATAAGAACAAGATTGCCGTTGACCGGATATCCCTGACGCTTCATCAGGGCGTATATGGACTTCTGGGAGCAAACGGGGCAGGAAAGACTACGCTGATGCGTATGCTGTGCGGAATTTTACGGCCTACAAGCGGCACGGTCATGTTTGAGAATATGGATGTATCAACGGAAGACTACCGCAAGGAACTGGGGTATCTTCCCCAGGATTTTGGATATTATCCTAATTTTACGGGGAGAGATTTCCTGATGTACATGGCGGTGCTGAAGGGAATGACGAAAAGCCGCGCCCAAAAGCGATGCGCAAAGCTGCTGGATGAGGTGGGATTAAAAGAAATGGGAGATAAGAAGATTAAGACTTATTCCGGGGGCATGAAGCAGAGACTGGGAATTGCCCAGGCTCTTCTAAGCCACCCAAGGATATTGATCTTAGACGAGCCCACCGCCGGGCTGGACCCAAAAGAGAGGGTGCGCTTCCGGGATATGATCGCAGCGTTGGGAAAAGAAAGCATCGTGATTCTCTCCACCCACATTGTATCTGATATTGAACATATCGCTGACCGGATATTGCTGATGAAGGACGGACAGATTATTTTCAATGGAACACAGGAGGAGATCGGAGAAGATTTAGAAGAGTTCTATTTGAAGCAGTTTGAGGAGGTGGGAGAACATGCGTAG
- a CDS encoding ABC transporter permease: MRSFWLLTGFEYKKLFQRKIVWITLAVMIAACILLSCISYMATGYTIDGEPVNGYDLKKKHVAQDKEASGTRLDGKTLKNMEESPSDIPGGLFNMVYYITGGWEVDGLKEQELYQIRENNIEANWESARLSKGEKKYMAEQEEKIEKPLTYEYSDGYQEAGTQMVFVGLLQTLLIAICIPSIFAEEHIRKTDQLNLCTNMGKKTLYLAKIAVGISFSLAATVILALAITISTFLINGLEGFDAPIQSFAPLESWAMTAGVRLLIMMAMGLLAAILHSAAGMLMSEKARGNVAPMAVMVGFMLVSLFVTVPDQYRALAQAWDLVPGNVLSATGPFGVRLFQIFGRYLAAWQVVPFVYLAVAAACIVLGGRLYKNYQVSGR, translated from the coding sequence ATGCGTAGTTTCTGGTTGCTGACTGGTTTTGAGTATAAGAAATTATTTCAGCGTAAGATCGTATGGATAACACTTGCAGTTATGATTGCAGCCTGCATCCTTCTGTCCTGCATTTCCTACATGGCTACCGGTTATACCATTGATGGGGAACCTGTTAATGGATATGATCTGAAGAAAAAACATGTCGCCCAGGACAAGGAAGCCAGTGGAACCAGGCTTGATGGGAAGACGCTCAAAAATATGGAGGAGTCCCCGTCAGATATTCCCGGCGGGCTATTCAACATGGTGTACTATATCACTGGCGGATGGGAAGTTGATGGCCTAAAGGAACAAGAACTATACCAGATCCGTGAGAACAATATAGAGGCAAATTGGGAGAGCGCCAGGCTTTCCAAGGGAGAAAAAAAGTATATGGCAGAGCAGGAAGAGAAGATTGAAAAGCCTCTGACATATGAATATTCAGACGGATACCAGGAGGCAGGCACGCAGATGGTATTTGTCGGGCTGCTGCAGACGCTTCTGATTGCCATCTGCATTCCATCCATATTCGCGGAGGAACATATAAGAAAGACGGATCAGTTGAACTTATGCACGAATATGGGGAAGAAGACGCTGTATCTGGCCAAGATTGCGGTAGGCATTTCCTTTTCGCTGGCGGCCACGGTGATTCTGGCTCTGGCAATAACAATCTCTACATTTTTGATAAATGGATTGGAAGGATTTGATGCTCCGATTCAGTCTTTTGCCCCGCTGGAGTCATGGGCGATGACAGCTGGAGTACGATTGCTGATCATGATGGCGATGGGGCTTCTGGCAGCGATCCTGCATAGCGCGGCCGGAATGCTGATGTCTGAGAAAGCAAGGGGCAATGTAGCGCCGATGGCGGTGATGGTAGGATTTATGCTGGTATCCCTCTTTGTAACCGTACCGGATCAGTACCGAGCGCTTGCGCAGGCCTGGGATTTGGTTCCGGGCAATGTCCTCTCCGCGACAGGCCCATTCGGCGTGAGGCTGTTCCAGATATTCGGAAGATATCTGGCTGCCTGGCAGGTGGTGCCGTTTGTCTATCTTGCGGTCGCGGCAGCATGCATCGTACTGGGTGGCCGCTTATATAAAAACTACCAGGTGAGCGGCAGATAA
- a CDS encoding Rpn family recombination-promoting nuclease/putative transposase, translated as MDKKQNLIPLQELNLTSRFLFDEVLEDPQIHQDVLGIIFQRDIPLLEKNETEKELRVSPLLRSIRMDVFSMDEEKAVYNTEMQQKRRADLAKRSRYYQSLVDAGLLEPGVPDYNRLNTSYIIMIMPFDLFGYKKYVYTFRARCEEEPECLLEDGATRIFLNTRGENDDEVPRELAEFLHYLEETTDERAASTDSQRIKRIHRRVRKVRLSEEVGVKYMQAWEERYYEREEGKEEGAHNKLRELAAKKYRKGMSVKEIAELLEESETTVQELLKESEMR; from the coding sequence ATGGACAAAAAACAAAACTTAATACCATTGCAAGAGTTGAACCTTACCAGCCGCTTCCTGTTCGACGAGGTGCTGGAGGATCCCCAGATCCATCAGGACGTCCTGGGCATTATATTCCAGAGGGACATCCCGCTGCTTGAGAAGAATGAGACGGAGAAGGAACTCCGGGTATCGCCGCTTCTGCGCTCCATCCGGATGGACGTATTCTCCATGGATGAGGAGAAGGCCGTCTATAACACGGAGATGCAGCAGAAGAGAAGGGCGGATCTGGCGAAGCGCAGCAGATATTACCAGTCCCTGGTGGATGCCGGGCTTCTGGAGCCAGGCGTGCCAGATTACAATCGGCTGAACACGTCGTATATTATAATGATCATGCCTTTTGACCTGTTCGGGTATAAGAAGTATGTATATACGTTTCGAGCCAGATGCGAGGAGGAGCCGGAGTGCCTGCTGGAGGATGGTGCGACGCGGATCTTCCTGAATACCCGGGGAGAAAACGATGACGAGGTGCCCCGGGAACTGGCAGAGTTCCTGCATTATCTGGAGGAAACCACGGATGAGAGGGCGGCAAGCACGGACAGCCAGCGGATCAAGCGGATCCATAGGCGGGTGCGTAAGGTTAGGCTCAGCGAGGAAGTCGGGGTGAAGTATATGCAGGCTTGGGAAGAGAGATATTATGAAAGGGAAGAAGGAAAGGAAGAAGGAGCGCATAATAAATTAAGGGAACTGGCGGCAAAGAAATATCGCAAGGGGATGTCTGTGAAGGAGATTGCAGAATTGCTTGAAGAGAGTGAAACGACGGTTCAAGAACTGCTTAAGGAGTCAGAGATGAGATGA
- a CDS encoding DUF362 domain-containing protein — MEKSKVYYTNMKATFQENLPQKLKRLIKTAGIGEIDFENKYTAIKMHFGEPGNLAFLRPNYAAVVVNTVKELGGRPFLTDCNTLYVGGRKNALDHLDSAYQNGFSPFSTGCHVLIADGLKGTDEVEVPIEGEYVRNAKIGRAVMDADIFITLSHFKGHESTGFGGALKNIGMGCGSRAGKMEMHSAGKPYVEVENCIGCGNCIRVCAHDAPKITDRKAFIDHDKCVGCGRCIGVCPKDAVCPPNDESNDILNKKIAEYSLAVVKGRPHFHISLVIDVSPNCDCHSENDIPIVPDVGMFASFDPVALDRACADAVNRQPVMAGSQLDDMPHTHHDHFINSAPETNWKVCLEHAEKIGLGTQEYELVEI; from the coding sequence ATGGAAAAATCAAAAGTATATTATACGAATATGAAGGCAACGTTCCAGGAGAATCTTCCGCAGAAGTTAAAGCGCCTGATCAAGACAGCAGGAATTGGGGAGATTGACTTTGAAAATAAGTACACCGCAATCAAGATGCACTTTGGGGAGCCTGGCAACCTGGCATTCTTACGGCCGAACTATGCGGCCGTAGTAGTGAATACTGTGAAGGAACTAGGTGGCAGGCCATTTCTTACAGACTGTAATACGCTGTATGTCGGTGGCAGGAAGAATGCGCTGGATCATCTGGATTCCGCGTATCAGAATGGATTCTCGCCATTCTCTACCGGATGCCACGTCCTGATCGCGGATGGATTGAAGGGAACCGATGAAGTAGAGGTGCCGATAGAAGGAGAATATGTAAGAAATGCCAAGATCGGACGTGCTGTTATGGATGCCGACATATTCATTACGCTGAGCCATTTTAAAGGACATGAGTCTACCGGATTTGGAGGCGCGCTTAAGAATATTGGCATGGGATGCGGATCCCGGGCGGGAAAGATGGAAATGCACAGCGCAGGCAAGCCTTACGTTGAGGTCGAGAATTGTATCGGGTGCGGCAACTGTATCCGGGTGTGTGCCCATGATGCGCCGAAGATTACAGATAGGAAAGCCTTTATTGACCATGACAAATGTGTAGGCTGCGGCAGATGCATCGGCGTCTGTCCGAAGGACGCAGTCTGTCCTCCGAACGACGAGTCCAACGATATTCTGAATAAGAAGATTGCCGAATACAGCCTTGCAGTTGTGAAGGGAAGGCCTCATTTCCATATCAGCCTAGTGATCGACGTATCACCGAACTGTGACTGCCATTCAGAAAACGATATCCCAATCGTTCCAGATGTGGGAATGTTTGCGTCCTTTGATCCGGTGGCGCTGGATCGGGCTTGTGCGGATGCGGTCAACAGGCAGCCTGTGATGGCTGGAAGCCAGCTGGATGACATGCCGCATACACATCATGACCATTTCATCAATTCTGCCCCGGAAACTAACTGGAAGGTGTGCCTGGAGCATGCCGAAAAGATCGGGCTGGGGACACAGGAATATGAATTAGTGGAAATCTAA
- a CDS encoding response regulator transcription factor: MRILLVEDDREISEMLEEFLIQEAFEVVPAFDGLEACEKFEDGEFDLVLLDLMIPKMSGMDVMKTIREKSVVPILIVSAKDSLLDKSLGLELGADDYITKPFVMAEVLARIKANLRRTNQYAAGSSRKQEEPATLSCGDIQLNPADFTVRKRGKKIDLTAKEFEILRLLMQNPKKVYTKEQIYSLVWEDAYLGDENAVNVHISRLRNKIEDDARNPEYIITVWGFGYRIGG; encoded by the coding sequence ATGAGGATATTATTGGTGGAAGATGACAGGGAGATCAGCGAGATGCTGGAGGAATTTCTGATACAGGAGGCATTTGAAGTGGTCCCGGCTTTTGATGGGCTGGAGGCATGTGAGAAGTTTGAAGACGGGGAATTCGACCTGGTTCTTCTGGATCTGATGATTCCGAAGATGAGCGGGATGGATGTGATGAAGACAATCCGGGAGAAGAGCGTGGTGCCGATCCTTATCGTATCAGCGAAGGACAGCCTTCTGGATAAGTCCCTGGGGCTGGAACTGGGGGCGGATGACTATATAACCAAGCCATTTGTGATGGCTGAGGTGCTGGCGAGGATCAAGGCAAATCTTCGAAGGACGAACCAGTATGCGGCGGGCAGCAGTCGGAAGCAGGAAGAGCCGGCGACCTTGTCTTGCGGGGACATCCAGCTGAATCCAGCTGATTTCACGGTGCGAAAAAGGGGAAAAAAGATTGACCTGACCGCAAAGGAGTTTGAGATATTGAGACTGCTGATGCAAAATCCCAAGAAAGTGTATACCAAGGAGCAGATTTATTCGCTGGTTTGGGAAGATGCTTATCTTGGCGATGAAAATGCGGTGAATGTACATATCAGCAGGCTGCGCAATAAGATTGAGGATGATGCCCGCAACCCGGAATATATCATTACGGTGTGGGGATTCGGGTATCGGATTGGAGGGTAA
- a CDS encoding sensor histidine kinase: MNGMIIGILAAICILLAAVSVRENRKYKALEDNVKKVASQMERILDEDTDEKVMEFTGSREVAGLIMQANRMLNDRQRMKAEYKRAGIEAKRMLSNISHDIKTPLTVILGYLEILIMNGAGETATLLKIQKKASQLMELVEEFFTLSKIEAGDMDLGLSKISLSEICRQSIADFYSILTERGTQVEIEIPERDIYVYGNEDAIRRILFNLITNAIRYGLDGKYLGIFLIPGEEEVEIRVRDKGKGIDKENAAHVFDRLYTMEDSRNKEMHGNGLGLSIARTLAGRMGGDITLDSVPGQETVFTLKMKRHHYLQ, translated from the coding sequence ATGAATGGAATGATCATAGGGATTCTGGCTGCCATCTGTATTCTATTGGCAGCGGTATCTGTCAGGGAAAACAGGAAATATAAGGCTTTAGAAGATAATGTAAAGAAAGTGGCAAGCCAGATGGAACGGATCCTGGATGAGGATACGGATGAAAAGGTGATGGAATTTACCGGGAGCCGGGAAGTGGCAGGACTGATCATGCAGGCAAACCGAATGCTTAACGACCGGCAGAGGATGAAGGCAGAGTATAAAAGGGCGGGCATAGAAGCAAAGAGGATGCTATCTAATATTTCCCATGATATCAAGACTCCGCTTACCGTAATCCTTGGCTATCTTGAGATATTGATCATGAATGGGGCAGGCGAGACGGCGACGCTTTTAAAGATACAGAAGAAGGCCAGCCAGCTGATGGAACTGGTTGAAGAATTCTTTACGCTATCTAAGATAGAGGCTGGCGATATGGATCTTGGACTGTCCAAGATATCGCTGAGCGAGATCTGCCGGCAGAGTATTGCCGATTTCTACAGCATATTGACCGAGCGGGGCACGCAGGTGGAGATTGAGATTCCAGAGAGAGACATCTATGTATATGGAAATGAGGATGCCATCCGTAGAATCCTGTTTAATCTGATTACCAATGCCATCCGCTATGGGTTAGACGGGAAATATCTTGGCATTTTCCTGATCCCGGGAGAAGAAGAGGTGGAAATACGCGTCAGGGACAAAGGAAAGGGGATTGATAAAGAAAACGCCGCGCATGTGTTTGACCGCCTGTATACGATGGAGGACTCCAGAAATAAGGAAATGCACGGGAATGGCCTGGGACTTTCCATAGCCAGGACGCTGGCGGGAAGAATGGGAGGGGATATTACCCTTGATAGCGTTCCGGGACAGGAGACGGTATTTACATTGAAAATGAAAAGACATCATTATCTCCAGTAA
- a CDS encoding ABC transporter ATP-binding protein, whose amino-acid sequence MTYALETHNLTKNLSGRDIVSDVNIRVKKGEIYGFLGPNGAGKTSIMKMITNLWKPTSGYITVMGKPLNDNSYDILKRMGSMIEYPTFYDGLTGKENLKLHCEYMGYYSPNCIADTLNMLGLAGAEDKKVRNYSLGMKQRLGIARAVLAKPELLILDEPTNGLDPLGMKQIRDLLRMLCEEYGITILISSHLLSEIENVAHTIGIMNHGKLLQEISMDAITDQNFAYIELLVSDVKKAAYVLDEKLGINNFKIIDINVIRIYDVSISVERVSKVLAENNVGIEGVTKKQDTLEDYFLKLTRE is encoded by the coding sequence ATGACATACGCATTAGAAACACATAATCTGACAAAGAACCTCTCAGGCAGGGATATCGTATCGGATGTAAATATCAGAGTGAAAAAGGGGGAGATCTATGGATTCCTTGGCCCTAATGGAGCGGGGAAGACGTCGATCATGAAGATGATCACGAATCTGTGGAAGCCGACATCCGGGTATATTACCGTGATGGGGAAGCCGCTGAATGACAATTCTTATGACATCCTTAAGAGGATGGGAAGCATGATCGAGTATCCCACATTCTACGACGGGCTGACCGGGAAGGAAAATCTCAAGCTGCACTGCGAATATATGGGCTATTACAGCCCTAACTGTATTGCCGATACATTGAATATGCTGGGCCTGGCCGGAGCGGAAGACAAGAAGGTGCGCAATTACTCCCTGGGCATGAAGCAGAGACTGGGAATCGCAAGGGCCGTCCTGGCAAAGCCGGAACTTCTGATCCTGGATGAGCCAACCAATGGCCTGGATCCACTGGGAATGAAACAGATCAGGGATCTGCTTCGGATGCTGTGCGAAGAATATGGCATTACGATTCTTATATCCAGCCATCTACTGTCAGAGATTGAGAATGTCGCCCATACGATCGGGATCATGAATCACGGCAAACTGCTTCAGGAAATCTCCATGGATGCCATTACGGACCAGAACTTTGCCTATATCGAACTTTTGGTTTCTGATGTGAAAAAGGCTGCCTATGTGTTGGATGAAAAGCTTGGCATCAATAACTTTAAGATTATTGATATCAATGTAATCAGAATCTATGACGTCAGCATATCCGTGGAAAGAGTCTCAAAGGTACTGGCGGAGAACAACGTAGGAATCGAAGGCGTAACCAAGAAGCAGGACACCTTGGAAGATTATTTCCTGAAGCTTACAAGGGAATAG
- a CDS encoding ABC transporter permease, with protein sequence MGKLIKLEWEKYEIGKYIRNAAILIVLLVIFNYAMTFLGIANDPDTGVPDMAISNMGVSTNVELLTDITFLIFAAAMHATFIIGAYKNKTMNLMFLYPLNRKKIMAAKMLAVCIFCFAGIVIAKLACYGVSNLGFMMGQKASFPMDYNMLSVSFYIQLLIRSAATISISLLALLSGMIAKSSKVTVISSFLLIILMQGNVGGATLKDNLAVPIVLLAISVLAAILMVQRVEKKDVM encoded by the coding sequence ATGGGAAAATTAATCAAGCTTGAGTGGGAAAAATATGAGATAGGAAAATATATACGCAATGCGGCAATTCTGATCGTGCTTCTGGTGATCTTTAACTATGCCATGACATTTCTGGGGATCGCCAATGACCCGGATACAGGAGTGCCGGATATGGCAATCTCCAATATGGGGGTATCTACCAACGTAGAACTGCTTACAGACATAACGTTCCTGATATTTGCGGCAGCCATGCACGCCACATTTATCATCGGGGCATATAAGAATAAGACCATGAACCTGATGTTTCTTTATCCGTTAAACAGGAAGAAGATTATGGCGGCGAAGATGCTGGCAGTCTGCATTTTCTGCTTCGCAGGCATCGTGATAGCAAAATTAGCCTGCTATGGAGTCAGCAATCTGGGCTTCATGATGGGTCAGAAGGCATCCTTTCCGATGGATTACAATATGCTAAGCGTCTCCTTCTATATCCAGCTGCTTATAAGGTCTGCTGCCACCATCAGCATCAGCCTGCTGGCGCTTTTGAGCGGAATGATAGCAAAATCATCCAAGGTCACAGTCATATCATCCTTCTTATTGATCATCCTGATGCAGGGAAACGTTGGCGGCGCCACGTTAAAAGACAATTTGGCGGTGCCGATCGTACTTCTGGCGATATCCGTGCTGGCTGCCATACTGATGGTACAGAGGGTGGAGAAGAAAGACGTGATGTGA
- a CDS encoding ABC transporter ATP-binding protein — MKKQSNLSRLMGYAGKHKILTYLSWILSAASALIALVPFYYIWRIVHDILETEPGSLQAQKLTGYGWQAVGFAVLSVIIYIGALMCSHLSAFRIASNIRKELMRHITALPLGVAERYGSGKLRRIVNDSSAATETYLAHRLPDKAGAIATPVGLLVLLFAFDWRLGVLSLIPVLLGFLIMMRMTGKNMEEKMTEYQNSLSDMSNEAVEYVRGIPIVKTFGQTVFSFKRFKASIDNYEKWVIAYTKQLRLPMMFYITAINGVFAFLIAGGVLATRNGVTNEFLLNLIFYIVVTPVIGTTLTKIMFMSEDSMIVEDAIKRIDSLLCETVLPYEAVPKMPSGHSVALEHVSYSYDGVKDALTDVSLSIAQGQTVALVGESGGGKTTLANLVARFFDPQNGRVLIGNTDIRSIPKEILMDQVSFVFQNSHLIKASILENVRMARPEATREDVLEALKAAQCMDIIGKLPKGIDTVVGTKETYLSGGEQQRVAIARAILKNAPILILDEATAFADPDNEVRVQKALSTLSQGKTVIMIAHRLSSIVDADCIYVLQNGEIAECGTHTQLVKKKGIFARMWENYSQAAKWKIEKEVRV, encoded by the coding sequence ATGAAGAAACAATCAAATTTATCAAGATTGATGGGTTATGCGGGGAAGCACAAAATCCTGACTTATCTTTCCTGGATTTTGTCGGCAGCAAGCGCCTTGATCGCCCTTGTGCCATTTTACTACATTTGGCGTATTGTTCATGACATTCTGGAGACAGAGCCAGGCAGTTTGCAGGCGCAGAAACTTACCGGCTACGGCTGGCAGGCAGTAGGCTTCGCTGTGCTGTCGGTCATTATTTACATTGGAGCTCTGATGTGTTCCCACTTAAGCGCATTCCGTATTGCTTCCAATATCCGAAAGGAATTGATGCGGCATATTACGGCGCTGCCCCTGGGGGTTGCAGAAAGGTACGGAAGCGGTAAACTTCGGCGGATTGTCAATGATTCAAGCGCGGCAACAGAGACTTATCTGGCCCACCGGCTTCCGGATAAGGCGGGAGCGATTGCGACGCCTGTCGGCCTGTTGGTCCTGCTGTTCGCCTTTGACTGGCGCCTGGGGGTTTTAAGCCTGATTCCTGTCCTGCTGGGATTTTTGATCATGATGAGAATGACCGGCAAAAACATGGAAGAAAAAATGACGGAGTATCAGAATTCCCTTTCTGACATGTCTAATGAAGCGGTGGAATATGTAAGGGGAATTCCGATTGTAAAGACGTTTGGGCAGACCGTGTTTTCTTTTAAACGTTTTAAAGCGTCTATCGACAATTATGAAAAATGGGTGATCGCATATACAAAACAGCTCCGTCTGCCTATGATGTTTTATATCACGGCAATCAACGGCGTATTTGCCTTTCTGATCGCTGGAGGAGTATTAGCCACCAGGAATGGCGTGACGAATGAATTTCTACTCAATCTGATTTTTTATATCGTTGTTACTCCGGTAATCGGCACGACGCTGACAAAGATCATGTTTATGAGCGAGGACTCTATGATCGTGGAGGATGCCATTAAACGAATCGACAGTCTGCTTTGCGAAACCGTGCTTCCATATGAGGCTGTCCCCAAGATGCCATCCGGGCACTCGGTCGCGCTGGAACACGTCAGTTACAGTTATGATGGCGTAAAAGATGCCCTAACGGATGTTTCTTTATCCATAGCGCAAGGACAGACGGTCGCCCTGGTAGGAGAATCAGGAGGAGGAAAGACTACGCTTGCGAATCTTGTAGCACGGTTTTTTGATCCTCAAAATGGGCGCGTTTTGATTGGAAACACGGATATTCGCAGTATTCCGAAAGAAATTTTGATGGATCAGGTATCTTTTGTTTTCCAAAATAGCCATTTGATCAAAGCATCCATTCTCGAGAATGTACGTATGGCAAGACCGGAAGCGACAAGGGAAGATGTGCTGGAGGCGCTCAAAGCGGCACAGTGCATGGATATTATTGGGAAACTTCCGAAGGGAATCGACACTGTGGTGGGAACGAAAGAAACCTACTTATCCGGCGGCGAGCAGCAGCGTGTCGCCATTGCGAGGGCCATTTTGAAAAACGCGCCAATCCTTATTCTGGATGAGGCCACTGCATTTGCCGATCCTGATAATGAAGTACGCGTCCAGAAAGCGCTATCCACGCTATCGCAAGGCAAGACAGTGATTATGATAGCGCACAGGCTTTCTTCTATCGTAGACGCAGACTGCATCTATGTACTGCAAAATGGAGAGATCGCTGAATGCGGCACCCATACGCAGCTGGTAAAGAAAAAAGGTATTTTTGCCCGTATGTGGGAAAATTATTCCCAAGCGGCAAAATGGAAGATTGAAAAGGAGGTACGTGTATGA